The following are encoded in a window of Mycobacteriales bacterium genomic DNA:
- a CDS encoding TetR/AcrR family transcriptional regulator: MAALTVPGGLPDDVPEWKRQTVDRSLQKARLRAQQRLQGFVDAAIELMTEQAGTDFTVQEIVDRSRMSTRSFYSFFESKENLLVAVYETVVASQVVPRLRALCAAQSDPLDAVRAYVYGLQEMTASNRPAARALTTFSLRLAETRPESLERAVRPQIELLTELLEVAAAAERTDSPLGAAQNARLIHNCVIAAVHAQILTPNLGDSVTAEELWIFCAQPLRVTETREVSASV, encoded by the coding sequence ATGGCCGCGCTCACCGTCCCAGGCGGGCTGCCCGACGACGTGCCGGAATGGAAGCGCCAGACGGTCGACCGCTCGCTGCAGAAAGCCCGATTGCGCGCGCAGCAGCGACTCCAAGGGTTCGTGGACGCGGCGATCGAGCTGATGACCGAACAGGCCGGTACCGACTTCACGGTGCAGGAGATCGTCGACCGCTCGCGGATGTCGACCCGGTCCTTCTACAGCTTCTTCGAGAGCAAGGAGAACCTCCTCGTCGCGGTCTACGAAACGGTCGTCGCCTCGCAGGTCGTTCCCCGCCTTCGCGCGCTTTGCGCGGCGCAAAGCGATCCGCTCGATGCGGTTCGCGCCTACGTGTACGGGCTGCAGGAGATGACTGCATCGAACCGACCGGCCGCGCGTGCTCTCACCACGTTCTCGCTACGGCTGGCCGAGACACGTCCGGAGAGTCTGGAGCGGGCGGTTCGACCCCAGATCGAGCTGCTGACCGAGCTGCTCGAGGTGGCGGCGGCAGCGGAGCGAACGGACAGTCCACTCGGCGCGGCCCAAAACGCCCGCCTGATCCACAACTGCGTCATCGCTGCCGTCCACGCCCAGATCCTCACGCCGAATCTCGGCGACAGCGTCACCGCCGAAGAGCTGTGGATCTTCTGCGCGCAGCCTCTGCGGGTCACCGAGACGCGTGAGGTGAGTGCGAGTGTCTGA
- a CDS encoding enoyl-CoA hydratase, translating to MDAEFVRYDVAEGIAVITLDRPETANAQSPQVLHELDAAWTASDADRDVRVVVLRSEGKHFSAGHDMTGGGDPALGPQRVDGALTVDTYFDWEERGYLHFARRWRDLVKPSIAAVQGKCIAAGLMLCWPCDLIVAADNAQFSDPVGLMGMPGIEFFAHPWEFGPRRAKRILFTASSITAVEAQQCGMVNDVVPLDQLTPHTMELATKIASMDPWAVRLAKRAINSAVDQMGFSNSIATNFDVHHLGHARAIAHTGGATSVMANLAAMKAQQADRAAPQTD from the coding sequence GTGGACGCCGAGTTCGTGCGTTATGACGTCGCCGAAGGCATTGCCGTGATCACGTTGGACCGACCCGAGACGGCCAACGCCCAGTCGCCGCAGGTGCTGCATGAGCTCGATGCTGCCTGGACTGCGAGCGACGCCGACCGCGACGTCCGGGTCGTGGTGCTCCGTTCTGAGGGAAAGCACTTCTCAGCCGGTCATGACATGACGGGTGGCGGCGACCCGGCGCTCGGCCCACAGCGCGTCGACGGGGCGCTGACGGTCGATACCTACTTCGACTGGGAGGAGCGCGGGTATCTGCACTTCGCCCGGCGATGGAGAGACCTCGTCAAGCCGTCGATCGCGGCGGTTCAGGGCAAGTGCATCGCTGCCGGGTTGATGCTGTGCTGGCCCTGCGACCTCATCGTCGCCGCTGACAACGCGCAGTTCTCCGACCCGGTCGGTCTCATGGGCATGCCTGGCATCGAGTTCTTCGCTCACCCTTGGGAGTTCGGGCCGCGACGCGCCAAGCGGATCCTCTTCACCGCCTCCTCAATCACGGCGGTCGAGGCCCAGCAGTGCGGAATGGTGAATGACGTCGTTCCGCTTGATCAGCTCACCCCTCACACGATGGAGCTGGCCACCAAGATCGCGAGCATGGATCCCTGGGCGGTACGGCTTGCCAAGCGAGCGATCAACAGCGCCGTGGATCAGATGGGATTCTCGAACTCGATCGCCACCAACTTCGATGTCCACCATCTCGGGCACGCGCGAGCGATCGCGCATACCGGTGGCGCGACCTCTGTGATGGCGAACCTTGCGGCGATGAAGGCGCAACAGGCGGATCGCGCTGCGCCCCAAACCGACTGA